CCAGACGAGGGATAGTTCATTGGAGCAGAAAAGGAGGAAGGTTGTGGCCCTTTGAGTCAGATTCATagcgtttaaggccagaaggaaccagccAATCACCTcagagggactgaggtgcaccaatgcccgaGGCCCTGCAATGGTAAGGAATGGATTTGATGCGAGTGACTGTATGTTTGAGAGagttctgggttctatccccaatTTTAGGGTGTGAGCAGTGGGGTCTACTTGTACTGATATTTATCATTATTTGGACTGTAACATCATCTTGATACCCTAGTCAGGAGCAGGCCCCTATTGTGCTTGGCACTAGGCCAGCCAGGATGCCTGAGTTCTGCTCTTGGCTGCATGACCCTCACTGAGTCCCTTCCTCTCACTTTgaacataagagcataagaatgacCCTGCTGGGTCataccaaaagtccatctagcccaatatcctgtcttctgacagtggcctgtgccaggtgccccagagggaatgaacagaacaggaatcataaagtgatccatcccctgtcgcccattcccagcttctggcaaacgaaggctagagacaccatttcTACCCATCCtcgataatagccattgatggacctatcctccatgaatttatctagttcttttttgaaccctgttatggtcttggccttcacaacatcctctggcaaggagttccacaggttgactgtgcattctgtgaagaaatacttccttttatttgttttaaacctgctgcctattaatttcatttggtggccccttgttcttgtgttatgagaaggagtaaataacacttccttatttaccttctccacaccagtcatgattttatagacctcaatcatatctccccttacccgtctcttttccaagctgaaaagtcccagtcttattaaccactcctcatatggcagccattccataacCCTCATagtttttgttgtccttttctgaaccttttccaattcccatatatcttttttgagacggggcgaccacatctgcacacagtattcaaggtgtgggcgtaccatggatttatatagaggcaatatgatatttttgtcttattatctatcccttttttaattattcccagcattctgttagcttttttgactgccgctgcacattgagtggatgttttcagagaactatccacaatgactccgagatctctttttttgtgtgtgtggtaacagctaatttaggtttcagagtagcagccgtgttagtctgtatccgcaaaaagaaaaggaggacttgtggcaccttagagactaacaaatttatttgagcataagctttcatccagtgaagtgagctgtagctcacaaaagcttatgctcaaataaatttgttagtctctaatctAACTTagacccatcattgtatatgtatagttgggattatgttttccaatgtgcattactttgcatttatcaacactgaatttcatctgccattttgttgcccagtcacccagttttgtgggatcccctttgttaaggaaaagttagcacatgtgactccattttggtttggggcccaccattgtttaaatgccagcacatcatgcaccaggaggagtgagccttagatactgaatccctgtgaaaatcctcctccttgtctccagcctgccttgattcccggtatctgttctttgtctgtctctaactccctatctcctggcctttgatgtgaggcctcccatcctgataataaaagttactgatgcatggctttaggaccatgctgtgtaattaacatactagtttagcacgaggaatgcaccaagcagggataggtggtagataagaaaagggtttgtttattggctaaggtttccgatgcacgagagcaacatgctttgctaaaaagtatataacctttgtataatctgtattcagggtcccctcttggctagcaggggggcaccacgctcgagcgtaataaatttagtgtcttttgggaactctgcagttgtggacgttgtttatgtgcctcagcctagattcaaactgtgcgtgacctatcaggtataattcgcagcattggtgtgcgtgtcctaccaggtgtaattcgtagcatttggtgtgcgtgtcctaccaggtgtaattcgcagcatttgtgtgcgtgtcctaccaggtgtaattcgtagcatttgtgtgcgtgtcctacaaggtataattcgcagcagttatgtgcgtgtcctctcaggtgtaattcgtaacaccttgtagctcttcgcagtctgcctgggacctaactatcttgagtagttttgtatcatctgcaaattttgccacctcactgtttgcccctttctccaggtcatttatgaacaTGTCGAGTAAGACTGGTCCCAGACTGTGCCTCCTTTTCCGGTGGCACTTTGGCGgcgggggtccttccgctccatgtCTTTGGCGAAGTGACCCAGAGCGGAAGGACCCCCGACgccgaagaccccaggccccctgactCCTCTGGGTGGCCCTGCCAAAAGCAGGCACGTGTCTGTGCTCATGATCCTGGGGTGGGAGGAACCTCCCGGCCGTCGTCCTGCGCCAAGTGCTGACCCAGGccttgccctgcagctccctgcgcCCAGGGACTAACAGCTGGAGCTGCTGGATCTCTTGCCACACAGCCACACGGCCCATGCGGGCACTCGACACCCCAAAAGCAGGGCACTGcgctgggccctgcaccccccgtGCCCACCCCCTGCGCCCATGCCCTGCATGCCCTGCACCCACGCTCCGCACCCACGCCCTGCGCCCATGCCCTGCACCCCCCGCGCCCACCCCCTGTGCCAATGCCCTGCACGCCCTGCGCCCATGCCCTGCACGCCCTGCACccatgctctgcacccaccccccgcgcccaccccctgcacccatgcCCTGCACGCCCTgcgcccaccccctgcacccaccccctgCGCCCATGCCCTGCACGCCCTGCACCCCCTGCGCCCTGcgcgccctgcaccccctgcacccatgcCCTGCACGCCCTGCACCCACGCTCCGCACCCATGCCCTGCACCCACGCTCCGCGCCCTGCGCCCTGCAGGCTTCACCTGGGCGCGCGCGCGCCCCCTCCCGGCAGCTGGGAGCGAGGCTCGTGCCGGGGCGGGTCCCCTCGGTGGCTCTGAGCTCGATTGCTCAGTGCAGCGGCCGCTCGGCGGTGGATTGAGCGGCCTGGGCCCTGCGCCCTGCAGGCTTCACCTGGGCGCGCGCGCGCCCCCTCCCGGCAGCTGGGAGCGAGGCTCGTGCCGGGGCGGGTCCCCTCGGTGGCTCTGAGCTCGATTGCTCAGTGCAGCGGCCGCTCGGCGGTGGATTGAGCGGCCTGGGCCCTCGCGCCGCGGCGGGTAGGCGCGGGccgggtgcaggggactggcggggggaggggcggccccCCCGCGGGCTCGTGCTGGAGCtcggctcgggggggggggggtcgctgcggcgcggccccccccccccccggagaccAGCCGAGCGCGTCTCCCGCCAGGCGGGAACTCGGAGCCGGGGTCCCCGAGACCCCCCCCCGCGGagatcgcccccccccccccggcggcccggcccggccctgcccccctcccgccgcTCGGGGaccggccccgccccgctctaGGGCAGAGCCCCCCCGTCCAGCTgcgggccccggccccggcccgcaGAGCCACACGCCGCGGGGGCGGCGCCTGTagggccccggggggggcgggggacggACCGACCGGCGGCCCCGGGGGGGGCACATGTACATGCCTGGGGGGGGGCACGGACCGACCGGCGGCCCCGGGGGGGGCACACGTACCTGCGGCCCGGGGGGGGCACGGACCGACCGGCGGCCCGGAGGGGGGCACACGTACctgcggccccgggggggggcacaCGTACctgcggccccgggggggggcacaCGTACCTGCGGCCCCGGGGGGGGCACACGTACAGCCCTGGGGGGGGCACACGTACctgcggccccgggggggggcacaCGTACAGCCCTGGGGGGGGGCACACGTACCTGCGGCCCCGGGGGGGGCACGGACCGACCGGCGGCCCCGGGGGGGCACACGTACCTGCGGCCCGGGGGCGGCCCGGGGGGGCGTTGTGCGCACGTGGGGGCGGTGCGCCTAGGTGGGCAGGCAGGAGTCCGGGTGGGGGTCGGAGTGTCCCCGGGGGGGGGTCAGCGAGGGGCATGGGGGGCTGTCGGGAGCAGGGGCTCGGCCCGGGCAGGGCCGCTGGCCGCATTGTGCCCTCGCCCCTCTGGCCGCGCCGGCCCCGGGCGCTCCCGGGTCCCTGCCAGCTGGAGACGCTGCCCTGTTCTCCGCAGTGCCCCCAGGAGTCCGTGGGCCCCGGCCGTCCGCCATGGGGCTGCTGTCGGACCCGTACCGCAGGCGGGCGCTGTCCCGGCTCGTCCTCCGCCTCAACACCCCGCTCTGGTGAGTGCCCGGCCCCTGGCTTCCTGGGCTCCCTGCCGCAGGCTCCGTGGGGAGCCCTCTGTTTCCTGCCATCCCCACGCTCTGCTCTCTCCTTCCgtccctcttctcctctcccgcAGGGCCACCCGTCAGCAGGGCGGGAAGTGGCACACAGCACGATCTCCCCCAGGGCCTGGACCCAGCCCTTCTTGCCCTAGGAGTCCAGGGATGGGGGCCAGGCATTGAGCCAGCGTTGCCTGCCTGGCAGTGCCACGTGCTGCAccccagagagggagggagcccagctggggctcaAAGCCGTGGCCCCCGCGTGCACAGATATCCTCCCTTTTTGTGCTGCTCTCGGACCTCCCTGTTAGACCTGACCCCTTCTCTCATGGGGCAATGGggcctgggcagggagtgggtggggtggggaggggagaggaggggagcagcCTGGGGTCTTCACCCCCTTGTGTTTCCTGTCTGCAGCATTCTCAGCTACCTGGCTGGACTGGGCTGGTTCTTGGGCCTGGCCTCCCCACCCTTCACCCTGCGCTCATACATGTCAGAGAACGCCATGGGCTCCACCATGGTGGAGGAGCAGTTCGTGTTTGGCGAGAGGGCACTCTCCTACGCCCGTGAGTTCGCTGGCCACAAGAAGAAGGTGGGGTGAGTTCAAGCCGCCAGTAGTCGGGGGAGCCCTGGCCAGGGTACAGGCCAAGCACTTCTCCGAAGGCCCCAGgccagcaggggaggaagggtggCACCCCGTGCCAGCTGCCTTTATAATACACAGGAGTGtcctgccagggcccagcctgcAGTACTCAAGGCCGGTGAACTgtatgctgggagttgtagtctctaGGTGCTAATGGAGGGGGTGGCTCAGCAGGGCCCTGCAGTTTGCTCTCCTTGTGCATTGGCTGGTGTATCTCACTCTGCAAGGCAGGGCAGTGGCACTGTGCTAGGTGGCACTGGGCAAGTCTGTGCCCGTGGGTGGGTAGAGTCTGGCCCTGGGCTCTGAGAAGGACAATCTGGGGTTTGCTATGTGCGCTGGGCTCTAGCGTTACCCGTCCCCCTGGGCAAGAGGGCCCCGTTCCGGCCCATCCATGCTTCCTGTCTCCTTTCCCAGGGGGATCCCCGTGGCCTGGCTGGAGAAGACAATGTGGAACCTGGGCCTGGAGGTTTATAAGCAGCCCTTCTCCCGCACTCTGCCCTTCCCCGACGAGACACGCGAAAGATACGTACGTGCCAGGCCGGGACCGCAgtccctgggagctgccccatcTCTGTCCTGGGGGTAGGGTACAGATGAGCTGCAGGCACTGGGGGTTGGGGAGTTtcccccctgggctgggggttggtgcAAAGGGACAGATGCGGCCCCTACGCCCCATGGGCTAGCACCTCTCCACAGAGCTCTGGGGCTTCTCGCAGGATCCTGGCCCTCAGCTCCATACCATGTGTGCTGATCCAGCAGGTCTGCTTCACAGAAAAGGGGTAGCAGACTGAGGGGCTGACAGCACTTGAGGGGCCAGGGCCGGTCACTGGGCAAAAGGCAGGAGCTGGACAAGCTCGCTGCATGCAGCTCTGCGcccagtcccaacccacagcctctGCTATCCTAgtgctgggctccccccacctcaatcccaacccgagccccctgctatccctgcCATGGACTTCCCCCCTGCCGCCAGTTGCTGGtgctcctcagccccctgccctccccattcTGGGTCCCTCCTCAGCAGACACCAGGATGCTGTgtttggctctggggtgggaagaagcccCTTccagggcctggctccctgcaaaGCCCACTTCTTTTGTGGGTGGGGCTCGGTTCAACTGTCCTGCTGAGCCCTGGTTCCCTCCCTGCAGATGGTGAAGGGTACGAATGTGTACGGGATCCTGCGGGCACCACGTGCGGCCAGCACGGAGTCCTTGGTCCTGAGCGTGCCCTGTAGCATGGGGCAGCACAACAACCAGGCCGTGGGGCTCATGCTGGCCTTGGCTTCCTACTTCCGGGGTGAGTGAGTACatgcctggggggtggggcctgtggGAGTGGCAGGGAGGTGCTGGGTCAGGTGCACCTGAGAGTGGCTTGCTGCTCAACAGTGCATGGGCCAGGCCTTTGTGTGACCTGGTGACGGGGGTCCTGTGGCCCAGGGATCTGGTGGGGTTCCTGGGGCTATATCAGGCTCCCGGGCAGGGCGAGGGGGGTTCCCGGGGCTGTATTGGGCTCCCCCATGGCCTGACGAGagggttccctccctcccccgtcccaGTGAGGGGCTTCCTGGGGCTGCATTCCCCCCGGCCTGGTGAGGAGGGTTCCTGGGGCTGTCAGGCTGTTCAGATCAGACTCTCAtgtctcagcccctccccttgGCATCTGTGCAGTGTGTAGAGCACGGAGGCCTCTGCCCTGTTCACAGACCCCCGGGGGCCCAGCTGCAGGTAAGTGGCGGGTTCCTCCTGGGGCTGCTTCAGGCCAATCGCCCTGTGCAGGACGGGGTGTGTGGCTGACTTGGCTGTAGTCCCCAGGCATCTGCTGACACGGGCCCCGCCGTGGTGCATACAGCTCCCTGGGGGCCGGCCGGCCTGGCCCTCGCTGACACGGGCAGTGCTTGTCTGCTTGCAGGTCAGATTTACTGGGCCAAGGACATCATCTTCCTGGTGAACGAGCACGACCTGATTGGCATGGAGGCCTGGCTGGAGGCCTACCACGACATCAACGTCACCGGTGAGGCcagagagctgtgggggcagggctgggtggggcgcagcaggggggcaggcagggccctgggctagagtGCAGCACTCTGGTGAGTCGCAGCCAAACACTCACTGAGCAGGCACAGCTGCTCGCTGCTCTGAGGGGCTGTTTCCAAACCGGGGAGCTGGCCGGGGCTTTCTCCCCGCAAGCTGGGTTCTGGGCAGTGGGGGCTGCCtggtctgagctgctgctgtgctggCAGAGGTGCTCTCCTCAGGGATGCTGGGCCGGGCCGGAGCCATCCAGGCAGCTGTCTCGCTGGAGCTGAGCAGCGACGTCATCACCAGCTTCGATGTGGCCGTGGAGGGGCTGAACGGGCAGCTGCCCAACCTGGACCTGGTCAACCTCTTCTACGCCTTCTGCCAGAAGAACGGGCTGCTGTGCACCATCCAGGGCAAGGtgagagttgggggtggggagcccggcACCATGCAtgtcaagggggtggggggtgttcctGGCACCATCAGGGCAAGGAGGCGGGGGCGGCACCATCCAGGGCATAgtgagattgggggtggggggagccagattcctctccctgctggtttctcctgacccctcccccgcttTCTCAATTGCGCCCCCAGCCAGGCTCCTTGGCTgtcggggcaggggtggggtggactgcatggggggggcagggggcaggccctgatgtctctgccctgcagctgcagCGCACGGACTGGGACACGCTGCCGGCCTACGTGCATAGCCTGCAGACCCTGCTGCTCATGGTGCTGAAGCAGGGCTCCGGCCAGCCCCAGGGCGACCACGGCCTCTTCCTGCGCTACCATATCGAGGCCATCACTGTGCGCGGCATCAACAGCTTCCGGCAGTACAAGTACGACATGGGCACCGTGGGCAAGTGAGTAACACCCCTGCGGGCAggggcccctgctcccccagtaTGCAAGAGCCGGGACGGAGGGGCtggactgggctagcaggggcgctgcgggtcaggactgaggagcaccagctgagctgggggatggagggagcccAGGGTTGGGATGGCTGGGGGACTGTGGATCAGGACTGAGGGCTCTTGGCAGAGCCAAGGCCTGGGGAGCCTAGGGGAATGCTGGTCTAGCTCAGTGTGGGGACCGGCCAGGGACGGGACTGAGAGGCTGTGCCCCCCGTTCTCCCACACTGCCACCCCGTGGGCGAGGACGGTGCCAGCGTCCACCCCTGCTGAGGATCCTGCCCCGCAGGACGCTGGAGGGGATGTTCCGCAAGCTGAACAACCTGCTGGAGCGCCTGcaccagtcctacttcttctacCTGCTGCCCTCGCTCGCACGCTTCGTCTCCATCGGCGTCTACATGCCGGCCTTCGGCTTCCTCATCCTCATCCTTGTCCTCAAGATATCCCCGGTGCCGCAGCTGCAAGGGGGAGTGGGAGAGCTcggggctgcagcagggtcaggcctagggggatggggggagtctCTGCTCAGACTGAGGTTGGGGAGGAGCCGGCGTTTTCCACAAGGCCACTGAGCTGCATAGCCCTGCCTGACGGGGGGAGGGGACGCGTTCCCCAGGCTGGCAGGAGGGACCCCTCATGACTCTGcagtgccccctctccccagcctgggtccCCGTGAGGAGCTCGctctgggaggcaggggctgcGCCTGTCTCTGGGGAGCAGGGATCTGCCCGTGGCTGGGTGAGGGTCGGCGCAGGGGCCCGGTGGGTCATGGGGTGCTGTGTGGTTGGTTTCCTTGACTCTGCCCCACGCCCTCGACCTGTGGATGAAGCTGAGTAAATGTGATGCGGGCCCCGAGGAGCAGCTCTGCGATGGAGACAAGGGCGCTGCCCACGCTGCCGCCGAGGTGAGGGGTCGCAGGGCCCTGCCCTGGCCGCTCCTTGAGCTCTC
The window above is part of the Chelonia mydas isolate rCheMyd1 chromosome 2, rCheMyd1.pri.v2, whole genome shotgun sequence genome. Proteins encoded here:
- the GPAA1 gene encoding glycosylphosphatidylinositol anchor attachment 1 protein isoform X1, which translates into the protein MGLLSDPYRRRALSRLVLRLNTPLCILSYLAGLGWFLGLASPPFTLRSYMSENAMGSTMVEEQFVFGERALSYAREFAGHKKKVGGIPVAWLEKTMWNLGLEVYKQPFSRTLPFPDETRERYMVKGTNVYGILRAPRAASTESLVLSVPCSMGQHNNQAVGLMLALASYFRGQIYWAKDIIFLVNEHDLIGMEAWLEAYHDINVTEVLSSGMLGRAGAIQAAVSLELSSDVITSFDVAVEGLNGQLPNLDLVNLFYAFCQKNGLLCTIQGKLQRTDWDTLPAYVHSLQTLLLMVLKQGSGQPQGDHGLFLRYHIEAITVRGINSFRQYKYDMGTVGKTLEGMFRKLNNLLERLHQSYFFYLLPSLARFVSIGVYMPAFGFLILILVLKALDLWMKLSKCDAGPEEQLCDGDKGAAHAAAEESRPGLLTLVPPLLICHATGLTLYFLPVLGQHVATQHFPVSESEAVVLTVIAIYVAGLALPHNTHRVLTGCGSERGWMTLKLLSLLYLAMQLGCIALINFSLGFLLAVTMVPVAAIVQPKGPKYLYAVLLVLVTPAVTLLLSIVLYQELIEYPVSALECWQLFLQAVSEGLLDHYLYGSIVFPFIALFVYPCWLLLWNVLFWK
- the GPAA1 gene encoding glycosylphosphatidylinositol anchor attachment 1 protein isoform X2; this encodes MGQWGLGREWVGWGGERRGAAWGLHPLVFPVCSILSYLAGLGWFLGLASPPFTLRSYMSENAMGSTMVEEQFVFGERALSYAREFAGHKKKVGGIPVAWLEKTMWNLGLEVYKQPFSRTLPFPDETRERYMVKGTNVYGILRAPRAASTESLVLSVPCSMGQHNNQAVGLMLALASYFRGQIYWAKDIIFLVNEHDLIGMEAWLEAYHDINVTEVLSSGMLGRAGAIQAAVSLELSSDVITSFDVAVEGLNGQLPNLDLVNLFYAFCQKNGLLCTIQGKLQRTDWDTLPAYVHSLQTLLLMVLKQGSGQPQGDHGLFLRYHIEAITVRGINSFRQYKYDMGTVGKTLEGMFRKLNNLLERLHQSYFFYLLPSLARFVSIGVYMPAFGFLILILVLKALDLWMKLSKCDAGPEEQLCDGDKGAAHAAAEESRPGLLTLVPPLLICHATGLTLYFLPVLGQHVATQHFPVSESEAVVLTVIAIYVAGLALPHNTHRVLTGCGSERGWMTLKLLSLLYLAMQLGCIALINFSLGFLLAVTMVPVAAIVQPKGPKYLYAVLLVLVTPAVTLLLSIVLYQELIEYPVSALECWQLFLQAVSEGLLDHYLYGSIVFPFIALFVYPCWLLLWNVLFWK